One stretch of Acropora muricata isolate sample 2 chromosome 12, ASM3666990v1, whole genome shotgun sequence DNA includes these proteins:
- the LOC136894036 gene encoding sodium-dependent phosphate transport protein 2B-like has translation MANLEKSSSQLMETEMQDRSRANAGKQNEAYFEAGVSLDEQDGENSDDFDPWALPELQDLGPKWSELDGLGKVKRVALFCAKIILLLGFLYFFICSLDFLSSAFRLLGGKTAGEAFASNKILSNPIADLMIGILATVLVQSSSTTTSIVVSMVAAEILKVEPAVYIVMGANIGTSVTNTIVSLAQSAERNEFRRAFAGAVVHDIFNWLSVIVFLPLEVITGYLRHLTGEIVSKLHLETRETNQKLLKVVTEPFAKLIIQIDKKIITKIALGDEKSQKKSLIKSCVSETEKNITKINGTGFEYMKTVIEKEDTCSFLFKGTSLSDTEVGVILLVFSIALLCICLICIVKLLHSMLRGQMAKVIKKTINADFPGPFRHLTGYLAILVGAGMTMLVQSSSIFTSALTPLIGVGVVTIERAFPLTLGSNIGTTATGILAALASSSNLKGALQIAFCHLFFNISGIALWYPIPYLRRVPINFAKSLGNKTADYRWFAIAYLVVAFFLLPAAVFGLSLAGWQVLLGVAVPFILLFLFVVIVNILQRRAPGHLPEVLQDWEWLPKWTRSLEPHDRVLSKVVELRRLCGSDRNQRGGDIQA, from the exons ATGGCTAACCTTGAGAAGAGTTCTTCCCAACTGATGGAGACCGAAATGCAGGACAGATCGCGCGCGAACGCGGGG AAGCAAAATGAAGCGTACTTTGAAGCGGGAGTTTCGCTAGATGAGCAAGATGGCGAAAACAGTGATGATTTTGATCCCTGGGCTTTGCCTGAACTGCAGGATTTGGGCCCTAAGTGGTCCG AACTGGATGGTTTAGGAAAGGTTAAACGCGTCGCCTTGTTTTGCGCCAAGATCATCCTTCTCCTTggatttttgtacttttttatCTGCTCCTTGGATTTTCTGAGTAGTGCCTTCCGATTGCTGGGTGGAAAAACCGCTGGAGAAGCCTTTGCATCCAATAAAATCCTGAGCAACCCCATCGCTGATCTTATGATCGGTATTTTGGCTACAGTATTGGTGCAGAGTTCGTCCACAACAACATCCATCGTCGTGAGCATGGTTGCCGCAGAAA TTTTGAAGGTTGAACCAGCTGTCTACATAGTGATGGGTGCAAACATTGGAACGTCGGTCACCAATACAATTGTCTCACTGGCTCAATCCGCAGAACGAAACGAATTCCGCCGTGCCTTTGCAGGAGCAGTTGTCCATGACATTTTCAACTGGCTATCAGTGATTGTGTTTCTACCATTGGAGGTTATCACAGGGTACTTGCGACATTTAACAGGGGAGATCGTCAGCAAACTTCATCTAGAAACAAGGGAGACAAACCAGAAACTGCTTAAAGTTGTCACAGAACCATTTGCAAAGCTCATCATTCAGATTGACAAGAAAATCATCACAAAAATTGCTCTTGGGGATGAAAAGTCTCAAAAGAAGTCCCTGATTAAGAGTTGTGTAtctgaaacagaaaaaaatattacaaaaataaaTGGAACAGGTTTTGAATATATGAAGACGGTTATTGAGAAAGAAGATACATGTTCCTTCCTCTTTAAAGGCACTAGTCTAAGTGACACTGAGGTTGGTGTCATACTGCTTGTGTTCTCCATAGCTCTGTTGTGCATCTGCCTGATATGCATTGTGAAACTCTTGCATTCTATGCTTCGTGGCCAGATGGCAAAGGTCATCAAGAAGACCATCAATGCAGACTTCCCTGGACCATTCAGACACCTCACAGGTTACCTTGCCATTCTGGTTGGTGCGGGTATGACCATGTTGGTGCAGTCCAGTTCGATCTTCACCTCGGCACTTACACCTCTCATTGGAGTTGGGGTTGTGACCATTGAGCGTGCGTTTCCATTGACTTTGGGTTCAAACATTGGGACAACTGCCACTGGCATTCTGGCTGCATTGGCATCCAGTTCAAATCTCAAAGGAGCGCTTCAAATCGCCTTCTGTCATCTCTTCTTCAACATCTCTGGTATTGCACTGTGGTATCCTATTCCGTACCTGCGGCGAGTGCCAATCAATTTTGCGAAGAGCTTGGGCAACAAGACTGCTGATTACCGCTGGTTTGCTATTGCATACCTGGTAGTTGCCTTTTTCCTTCTGCCAGCTGCGGTCTTTGGTTTATCGCTGGCTGGCTGGCAGGTTCTTCTTGGCGTTGCTGTTCCCTTTATACTTCTCTTCCTGTTTGTAGTCATTGTCAACATCCTCCAACGAAGAGCTCCAGGACATCTACCGGAAGTCTTACAAGACTGGGAGTGGTTGCCAAAATGGACCAGATCCCTGGAGCCACACGATCGGGTGTTGAGTAAAGTTGTAGAGTTGAGAAGACTCTGTGGTTCTGATAGAAATCAGAGAGGAGGAGACATTCAAGCCTAA